The Xanthobacter flavus genome includes a window with the following:
- a CDS encoding isochorismatase family protein, with product MAFEEDLDAALTRAFEQATELYKRNGFQRRVGFGRRPALINVDLANAWTRPGNPFTCEKIDDQIIPGVQALLAACRRNGHPVVHVTTCYQVTDETKAATDMGLWHHKIPIEVVDQAKPELWAIDSRIEPVTGEQVLVKKRASAFHGTYLAGFLRANNVDTILVTGVTASACVRTTLCDGLAEGFRTIAVKECIGDRVPGAVAWNLFDIDAKFADVEPLERCIAYLDEVGGKSKAAA from the coding sequence ATGGCCTTCGAGGAAGACCTCGACGCAGCGCTGACGCGCGCCTTCGAGCAGGCAACCGAGCTTTACAAGCGCAACGGCTTCCAGCGGCGGGTCGGCTTCGGCCGGCGGCCGGCGCTTATCAATGTGGACCTCGCCAATGCGTGGACCCGCCCGGGCAATCCCTTCACCTGCGAGAAGATCGACGACCAGATCATCCCCGGCGTGCAGGCGCTGCTCGCCGCCTGCCGGCGCAACGGCCATCCAGTCGTCCATGTCACCACCTGCTATCAGGTGACGGACGAGACCAAGGCCGCCACCGACATGGGCCTGTGGCACCACAAGATCCCGATCGAGGTGGTGGACCAGGCCAAGCCCGAGCTGTGGGCCATCGACAGCCGTATCGAGCCGGTGACGGGCGAGCAGGTGCTCGTCAAGAAGCGGGCCTCCGCCTTCCATGGCACCTATCTCGCCGGCTTCCTGCGCGCCAACAATGTGGACACCATCCTCGTCACGGGCGTCACCGCCTCGGCCTGCGTGCGCACCACGCTGTGCGATGGCCTCGCCGAGGGCTTCCGCACCATCGCGGTGAAGGAATGCATCGGTGATCGCGTGCCCGGCGCGGTGGCGTGGAACCTGTTCGACATCGACGCCAAGTTCGCCGACGTGGAGCCGCTGGAGCGCTGCATCGCCTATCTCGACGAGGTGGGCGGCAAGTC
- a CDS encoding LysR substrate-binding domain-containing protein, giving the protein MRFDLRHIRCFVILAEELHFGRAAQRAHMTQPGMSRLIRDLEQDVGVPLFARTTRTVVLTEAGKAFLAESREALARLERAVTSARRTAGGEVGVLRIGYMDFAINGRLPEFLNAFSRYRPEIRLELLFTPTLKQQEALYADRIDIGFMIGPFEEAGMESYAFDDHRYVALLPITHPLSNVRVLRLADLADQPFVLGSGENWGAFRTAFFAVCHRAGFSPRIVQEASSSEGIFGLVAAGAGVSVYASCVRNVQRRGIVIRDLDDVADKLITCAAWATPVRAPAVTVFTDYMRRVWGGS; this is encoded by the coding sequence ATGCGCTTCGATCTCCGCCACATCCGCTGCTTCGTCATCCTCGCCGAGGAACTGCATTTCGGCCGTGCCGCTCAGCGTGCCCACATGACCCAGCCGGGCATGAGCCGTCTCATCCGAGATCTGGAGCAGGACGTCGGCGTGCCCCTGTTCGCCCGCACCACGCGCACCGTGGTGCTCACCGAAGCCGGCAAGGCCTTCCTCGCGGAAAGCCGCGAGGCGCTGGCGCGTCTGGAGCGCGCTGTCACCAGCGCACGGCGCACGGCCGGCGGTGAGGTCGGCGTGCTGCGCATCGGCTACATGGATTTCGCCATCAACGGCCGGCTGCCGGAATTTCTCAACGCCTTCAGTCGCTACCGGCCGGAAATCCGGCTGGAGCTGTTGTTCACGCCGACGCTCAAGCAGCAGGAGGCCCTTTATGCCGACCGCATCGACATCGGCTTCATGATCGGTCCGTTCGAGGAGGCGGGCATGGAGAGCTACGCCTTCGACGATCATCGCTATGTGGCGCTGCTCCCCATCACCCATCCACTCTCCAATGTGCGGGTGCTGCGCCTCGCCGACCTTGCCGACCAGCCATTCGTGCTCGGGTCGGGCGAGAACTGGGGCGCCTTCCGCACCGCCTTCTTCGCCGTCTGTCACCGCGCCGGCTTCAGCCCCCGCATCGTGCAGGAGGCGTCGTCCTCCGAAGGCATCTTCGGGCTGGTGGCGGCGGGGGCGGGGGTGTCGGTCTATGCGAGCTGCGTGCGGAATGTACAGCGGCGCGGCATCGTCATCCGCGATCTCGACGACGTGGCCGACAAGCTCATCACCTGCGCCGCCTGGGCCACCCCGGTGCGCGCACCGGCCGTGACCGTCTTCACCGACTACATGCGGCGGGTGTGGGGTGGAAGTTGA
- a CDS encoding VWA domain-containing protein yields the protein MASFHFLRPEWLLALLPAALLAALLHRRLRAGSNDWAREVDPHLLAHLALPGRRASGQWPAVLLFAGWVAAVFAMAGPTWQKLPQPVTGRLDPLVIALSLSPSMNAPDASPSRLIAARYKIADVLQRMRGSEVALVLYSDIPFAAAPLTQDAQVVAQMLPDLSTRLMRGNANRPQDAIAMAVDLLRGAGAASGRILLVTDGPGEEPGKTQVAARTAAAEGYKVNVIGVGAEGANGAPAVDTAALTAIATAGQGTFTPLTADDRDIAAALPPVAASNGAVTDSEGFTADVWADMGPFVLLLAVLLAPLAFRRGWIAVLAVAALGGLATPDGAQAQTIPQSLPQSWADLWWRPDQQGAADFARGDYAAAAQKFDDPAWKANALYKAGDYSGAAAALSRLPGSDYNRGNALARAGQLEEAVAAYDKALAATPDDADAKFNRDLVQKLIDARKKQEEDKKKQDEKQNQAGGGGGGQDQKKDPNKDAKPDPKSDQKQDQKPGGDKPQDAQNTPQPGGSPPPPAPLPPRRPPELAQQQPPQSPPSQSPPSKEQARQAPPDAPPPAQPPLQEPPQQPAQQPPQSPEMMAGDVPAAPVTPKAPPPPMPDDKDGETDAKPDPNAEFAAPPTAPSQVAQPTPPKPPPGAPPQVSISDDDQSREQALRQVPDDPGGLLRARIRAQYTGRPVTLSEEDAR from the coding sequence ATGGCGAGCTTCCATTTCCTACGCCCCGAATGGCTCCTGGCGCTGCTGCCGGCGGCGCTCCTCGCGGCCCTGCTGCATCGGCGGCTGCGCGCGGGCAGCAATGACTGGGCGCGCGAGGTCGATCCCCATCTTCTCGCCCATCTCGCCCTTCCCGGCCGGCGCGCAAGCGGGCAATGGCCGGCCGTGCTGCTGTTCGCCGGCTGGGTCGCCGCCGTGTTCGCCATGGCCGGCCCCACCTGGCAGAAGCTGCCGCAGCCGGTGACGGGGCGGCTCGACCCGCTGGTGATCGCGCTCAGCCTGTCGCCGAGCATGAACGCGCCCGATGCCAGCCCCTCCCGCCTCATCGCCGCCCGCTACAAGATCGCCGACGTGCTCCAGCGCATGCGCGGTAGCGAGGTGGCGCTGGTGCTCTATTCCGACATCCCGTTCGCCGCCGCGCCGCTGACGCAGGATGCGCAGGTGGTGGCGCAGATGCTGCCGGACCTCTCCACCCGCCTCATGCGCGGCAATGCGAACCGCCCGCAGGACGCCATCGCCATGGCCGTCGATCTGCTCAGGGGCGCGGGCGCCGCGAGCGGCCGCATCCTGCTCGTGACCGACGGGCCGGGCGAGGAGCCAGGCAAGACGCAGGTCGCCGCCAGGACGGCGGCGGCGGAGGGCTACAAGGTCAATGTCATCGGCGTCGGCGCGGAGGGCGCCAACGGCGCGCCGGCGGTGGACACGGCGGCGCTGACCGCCATCGCCACGGCCGGTCAGGGGACCTTCACGCCGCTCACCGCCGATGACCGCGACATCGCCGCCGCTTTGCCCCCCGTCGCCGCATCGAACGGCGCCGTCACCGACAGCGAGGGCTTCACCGCCGACGTGTGGGCGGACATGGGGCCGTTCGTGCTGCTGCTCGCTGTGCTGCTCGCCCCCCTCGCCTTCCGCCGGGGCTGGATCGCCGTTCTCGCCGTCGCCGCCCTCGGCGGCCTCGCGACGCCCGATGGCGCGCAGGCGCAGACGATCCCGCAATCCCTGCCGCAGAGCTGGGCCGACCTGTGGTGGCGCCCGGACCAGCAGGGCGCGGCCGACTTCGCGCGGGGCGACTACGCCGCCGCCGCGCAGAAGTTCGACGATCCCGCCTGGAAGGCCAATGCCCTCTACAAGGCCGGCGATTATTCCGGCGCCGCGGCCGCCCTCTCCCGCCTGCCGGGCAGCGACTACAATCGCGGCAACGCGCTCGCCCGCGCCGGACAGCTGGAGGAGGCTGTGGCCGCCTACGACAAGGCGCTGGCCGCCACCCCCGACGATGCCGACGCCAAGTTCAACCGCGACCTCGTGCAGAAGCTGATCGACGCCAGAAAGAAGCAAGAGGAAGACAAGAAGAAGCAGGACGAGAAGCAGAACCAGGCCGGTGGCGGTGGCGGCGGGCAGGATCAGAAGAAGGACCCGAACAAGGACGCCAAGCCCGACCCCAAATCGGACCAGAAGCAGGACCAGAAGCCCGGCGGGGACAAGCCGCAGGACGCGCAGAACACGCCCCAGCCCGGCGGTTCCCCGCCGCCGCCCGCGCCCCTGCCGCCGCGCCGCCCACCCGAGCTGGCGCAGCAGCAGCCCCCGCAATCGCCGCCCTCGCAATCGCCTCCTTCGAAGGAGCAGGCCCGGCAGGCGCCGCCCGACGCCCCGCCGCCCGCCCAGCCGCCGCTTCAGGAACCACCGCAGCAGCCCGCGCAACAGCCTCCGCAGTCGCCGGAGATGATGGCCGGCGACGTGCCCGCCGCTCCGGTGACGCCCAAGGCGCCGCCCCCGCCCATGCCGGACGACAAGGACGGCGAGACGGACGCCAAGCCCGATCCCAACGCGGAATTCGCGGCACCACCCACCGCGCCGTCGCAGGTGGCCCAGCCGACGCCGCCCAAGCCGCCGCCCGGCGCGCCGCCGCAGGTGTCCATCAGCGACGACGACCAGAGCCGCGAGCAGGCGCTGCGGCAGGTGCCGGACGACCCCGGCGGGCTGCTGCGCGCGCGCATCCGCGCCCAGTACACCGGCCGCCCGGTGACTCTGTCCGAGGAGGATGCGCGATGA
- a CDS encoding BatD family protein translates to MTGAAFRSLLLPPARARASIAVLALALWATAAGAAGFKATVEKPPADQGDTFELVLSVIGRDSLEPPNVAPLNKDFEILDRGKRSRMELIGGRMAEVNEWVLLLAPKRAGRLVIPPLTLGAETSAPIEMNVSAAAIPEPPDDGPISLSVDVLGTPPFFLQSEIPIVVRMYDRVGTLGATGDPPTADGATFSQEGEPKSYARVFDRRRFRVVELRYIMRPQRTGTIQIPSVALRATIPTSPPGAQEQARAMGRPAMPWLGGNFDAGRKVTVFSNPVEVTVQPRPAGVTGWFLPARAVRLKETWSSPPAKAKVGVALTRTLRLEVQGASPAQLPPLKPVETDGVRQYADEERPEAAPVGGAPGAVAEVRVSVVPTRAGTITLPAVTIPWWNVVTNRAEMAQLPAVTLQVTGAADPAGLAPPPATAKDAPRPQADPAAEAAPLPLRDMAAIALVVVMIAGFLLFSGRRAARKARIASPPPERPVAGLPARPGRPAPTRPAVRRPRLSLPDEKTAAVAVEAACKAGKAAAAYRAYLDWNRASGPGHAGTASARTPAMAAALHEISRHLYAGERDTWDGAGFRTAFAAERKAAHTPPKTRAARTLAPLYPKAR, encoded by the coding sequence ATGACCGGCGCCGCCTTCCGCTCGTTGTTGCTCCCGCCGGCGCGCGCCCGCGCGTCCATCGCGGTCCTCGCCCTCGCGCTGTGGGCGACGGCCGCGGGCGCCGCCGGCTTCAAGGCCACGGTGGAGAAGCCGCCGGCCGACCAGGGCGACACCTTCGAGCTGGTGCTCAGCGTCATCGGCCGGGACAGCCTCGAACCGCCCAACGTCGCGCCCCTCAACAAGGATTTCGAGATCCTCGACCGCGGCAAGCGCAGCCGCATGGAGCTTATCGGCGGCCGCATGGCGGAGGTGAACGAGTGGGTGCTGCTGCTGGCGCCCAAGCGCGCCGGCCGGCTCGTCATCCCGCCCCTCACCCTCGGCGCGGAGACGAGCGCGCCCATCGAGATGAACGTCTCGGCCGCCGCCATCCCCGAGCCGCCGGACGACGGGCCGATCTCCCTCTCCGTCGACGTGCTGGGAACGCCGCCCTTCTTCCTCCAGAGCGAGATTCCCATCGTCGTGCGCATGTACGACCGGGTCGGGACCCTCGGGGCGACCGGCGATCCGCCCACGGCGGACGGCGCCACCTTCTCGCAGGAGGGTGAGCCGAAGAGCTACGCGCGCGTATTCGATCGGCGGCGCTTCCGCGTGGTGGAGCTGCGCTACATCATGCGGCCGCAGCGCACCGGCACCATCCAGATCCCGTCCGTCGCCCTGCGCGCCACCATCCCCACCTCGCCGCCCGGCGCGCAGGAGCAGGCCCGGGCGATGGGGCGGCCTGCCATGCCGTGGCTCGGCGGCAATTTCGATGCGGGGCGCAAGGTCACGGTGTTCTCCAATCCCGTGGAGGTGACAGTCCAGCCACGGCCGGCGGGCGTCACCGGCTGGTTCCTGCCGGCCCGCGCGGTGCGCCTCAAGGAGACCTGGAGCAGTCCGCCGGCCAAGGCGAAGGTGGGGGTCGCCCTCACCCGCACGCTGCGGCTGGAGGTTCAGGGCGCCAGCCCCGCCCAATTGCCGCCGCTGAAGCCGGTGGAGACGGACGGCGTGCGTCAGTATGCCGACGAGGAGCGCCCCGAGGCCGCACCCGTGGGCGGCGCCCCCGGCGCCGTGGCGGAGGTCCGCGTCAGCGTCGTGCCCACCCGCGCCGGAACGATCACCCTGCCGGCGGTGACCATCCCGTGGTGGAACGTCGTGACCAACCGCGCCGAGATGGCCCAGTTGCCGGCGGTGACGCTGCAGGTGACCGGAGCGGCCGATCCCGCCGGCCTCGCTCCGCCTCCGGCGACAGCGAAGGACGCCCCCCGGCCGCAGGCGGACCCGGCCGCCGAGGCCGCGCCGCTGCCCCTGCGCGACATGGCCGCCATCGCGCTCGTGGTGGTGATGATCGCCGGCTTCCTGCTGTTCTCCGGCCGGCGCGCCGCCCGGAAGGCGCGCATCGCCTCCCCGCCGCCGGAACGGCCCGTCGCCGGCCTTCCCGCGCGCCCCGGCCGCCCCGCGCCCACGCGCCCCGCCGTGCGCCGGCCGCGTCTATCCCTCCCCGACGAGAAGACCGCTGCCGTCGCGGTGGAGGCCGCCTGCAAGGCCGGCAAGGCCGCCGCCGCCTATCGCGCCTATCTCGACTGGAACCGCGCGTCAGGGCCGGGCCATGCGGGCACCGCCTCGGCCCGAACACCGGCCATGGCGGCGGCGCTGCACGAAATCAGCCGTCACCTCTATGCTGGCGAGCGGGATACGTGGGACGGTGCCGGCTTCCGGACCGCCTTCGCCGCGGAGCGCAAGGCCGCGCACACCCCACCCAAAACCCGCGCCGCCCGCACCCTCGCCCCGCTCTATCCCAAGGCGCGCTGA